From Quercus robur chromosome 8, dhQueRobu3.1, whole genome shotgun sequence:
CAAATAGTGGCATACGCCTATTTTTGGAGGAGTTTCTCCCTCGGGGAAGCTCCTAAAATCCGAGtacaattttcatttaataactCCGAAGGAGTAAGCAACTCTATTTCTTAGCTAGTTGCAACTGGTTGTGAAGGAGTGTGGGTTTATTATCGAGTTGTTTTACATCTGTAGCGATTTTAAAAGCTTATTATTGAATCTAATTACATTTCTTGAGAATCTAAGAATTATATTCGAGCGGCAAAAATCGAAGTTAATCGGGAGGTGAGAGCCGATTTTATTGGTTACTAAAaagcaaaagaaggaaaacaaaaatcgtaggtaggttgttattgttaaggTAATGTGTTAGGATTGAACCAAGCACtaatgtggattttttttaaagagaaatgatGTGCTTAGAACTATTTTAAGTGAGATGGGCAAAAATAAGTGattataagtttaaattagagcCAATACtagtattttttctttctttaatgttaattttttatatatattttattcagcAAGTTCGTCACCAGACACTTAAGACCAAAAtgaaagtttttaataaaaatcaaattaaaaattttcaaaacataaagagtcaaaaaactcaaaataaagatATCCACCATTGTCCTTACGAGAatcaaaaatatgtttttgccAAATAAATTTATGCGCTCATTACCTACATGGTCCTTGTGAGGATGTAAACTTTATGGTGATAAACGTCTATTTACTAGGATAGGAATGGAGAAAGCAGAAAACATATGATTCTATTTTCAATTATTACTGTATGATTTGCCCAAGTACCATTGTCGATTATCTATTGGGTGAGTATGGGGCTATGCGTTGTTGGTATTACTCATATATATTAGCCACACACTTGGCAGAAACATAAATCAGAGACCTCTTTATCCAAGATAGCTATCTTGGTTGATAGGAAAACTAATCATTATTATCCTAACAACCAAACTGCTTCCTCTATGATTCCAATAATGTTGTCAAAAACACCTTCCCCCCAGGTTCTTGTAAGCCAATTTAAACCCAACTTGCATCTCTTACCACCTTTTGAACATTGGTTACAAATTTGGACAAGCTAGTAAATGTGAAAATCCAATGTTatctaaaataattaaaaaaaaaaaaaaaaaagtgaaaatccGGCAGCAATATGGAGACATCCAGGGGATGAGAGTAATTAATTATACAAATATAAGGGGTTGTTTGGATTTGCTTGTTTCCATTACTCAACtctattttcatcactcaattctcacCAAAGTGAGTAATGAGTGACTGAAAATGGAAACAAGTTTTAGATGTTTTCAGATACTTGAATTATGAGTTACATAGCAATTTGGTAATTAAATGGAACTTGTGAAACCTAATACTTTGTGTTGTCACATCAAACGCCAAAAgctttttcatttctctttctttcttttttcacatttgcTCCTCCTTTCTTTCCACCTGTTGTAGGTTCAgtgcttcttttttattttctttctttattttttcttcctttcttcacatctattgcttcttctttctttctttctctacttttttcATCTCTTCACACTGATGCTTGCTAACGTGTAACTTGAGATTTTTAAATGATAAGTGATGAGttattgagtgatgagtgatagtGTTTCCaccatccaaacaaggcctaagAAGCTCAAACACTTCAAAATCTCTAGTGTCTTGTAAGAGTCAATAATGAATTAGCATGTTGCATGTGTGTTTTTAATGTCTTGAAAATAAGGTAGGGATGATAGCTTAAGTTGGTAGATGGTTGTCTTTCACATTCAAAATGGGTCGAAATTGACTGAACTAGACCAAACTATATTGAAATGGATTAAATTGTATCGAATGCTATACTGATATGGCTCAATAGGagtataataacaataaatactacgtTTCAACTtatagatattatatagataagTATCAATAACACTCTTTTATTGAGAACTCCTTTATGTATTATAGTTTAAATGtggtgagatttttttttttttttgatatagaATGTGGTGAGATCGAGTATCTAGAGTTAGAGAATACTTTTTTGCTAAgtgttaaattattatttagacAATTTTCACAGTGATAAATATCAACATGTCTGTGGGGCCAAAGAACTTAGCAACCTCGGCCCACTTCGtactgggcccaaggcccgcgccgaggagaGGAAAATGTCCGAGGACgtacaatgaaagtccaaatggcctagagatgttGCTGAGGACAGAATccgaggacgattctgtccACGGCATTCCGAAATCCAGAGGGAAAGAACGGCACGCCCtcaaaggcagcctcccagAGCGCTCCCCGAAGAAAGGACGAGTACAGTAGGACGCACACGGGGGTATGGTGTAGGAGCAGTTCCAGGAAAAACTGTCACCTTCACATTGAATGCATCCAACTAacgttctggccgcattaatggggaaaggacccctgaacagtgcggccttggttgccgcaactcacagagggctTGGGAAAGTGGCTGATGGGACGAGCACTCGAGTAATGACCTGCACaatcaacagatggagggtcAAGATTGATtggaaagaagtatataatgtgagagaccctccaagaaTGGGGGATCGGGAAAAATGGAGTAAAGAGAGACAAAAAGGGAGGGCGCGGAGACCCCCAACACACCAGAGGCATCGAAAAAGGCTCCCTAGGCCGTGTTGAGGACCAATCCTCTCAGATGAGCCCAGTTCATCTCAACTTGATCGTAAAGAACACTATGACGATCGTTATCCGACAAACACGATGCATGAAGAACACCGCGATTACCGTTGTCCATACACTAAGGtctagctctttggcccactctctacaaattcattgtaccagGCTCACTGGTCTAAGGTCCCAAGCATCTTGGGCCGGGcctgaaaaacgtgaccctacaatgtCTTTGTCTAACTTTGacaaggatatatatatatatatatatatatataaacaaatccatttaattttcaaaatattttttagtattttaaaagttgttatttattttgaaaacttaagataaatatagaaaatatttaaaaataaataaaatgaacccaaacatattatttaattatttgttttatcCTCACCAAATCGTATCTAAGTTTTCAAGAATAGTTGTATTGCCTTTTCTCATTCCATGTtcgtgtggggggggggggggggggggttagaGGAAATCACATATATGTAATATCATTTACCACCACTTAGAAAATGATCAGGAATCATTTACCATATATGTAATATCATACGTTGATAAATACATATATAGGCACTAACAGCAGTGGGAACTGGGAAGAGGGCTATTTGAATATAGGTTGTTCACATGGAAAAGATTGGACAATGTCACTAAGTCAGAAGGCTCTTAACTATATAGGTAAACTGTATGACTAATATAGTACGTTGTATTACATGAAAGAACTACAAAAAGTTCAGTAAAAGAAAGAATCAAGCAGAGGACCTTGGCAAAAAATTCATTAGTTTATATTTGTTACAACACCATAAGCAATTTAGTTAATGTTGTGATCAAAACATGGGAAGCATTAGTTCTAGTTCAACCCTCAACTCCAAAACATAGAAACATAACATTGAACTAGGTAATAGTTGTTTACTTATCTGTTTGGCAGGAGATTAAGTACAACAATGTACCGACTGTAACAGTTGTAACATTATCATGACTAGTTTTTATGTAAACCCAAATACATAAATCCCGAAAAAAAGTTTTCTCAGTAACTGACAAGAAGTATATTTCTAAGTCCATATCCTTTTATGAAACCAAAGGATGAACTAATATTTGGTATGCTGGAAGCATTGATTATTGCTGGTACATCAGTGAAGAATATGAAAGTCTTGAGGGGAAGCCACAGGGTCTATAATTTTGATATCTTTGCAGTCAGTTCTCTCACCAGCTTAGCAGCTACCATTGCAGTCATACCATCAACAGTGTCACGTTGTGGGTTGAACTCAACCACATCTGCAGCAACAACATTACCTTGGAGGTTGTGGAGGATGTTGAGAACATCACGAAAAGAGAGACCTCCTGGCTCAATGTGAGACACTCCAGGAGCAAAAGCAGGATCAAGACTATCCACATCTATTGAGATATACACGCCTTTTACACCCTCCCCAAGTTTCTGTCAAAGGACATTTTAGATAATCAAAATGAAGTTTACAGATTCCACTACTAACATGTGCACCTGTTTGACCAAAATTATTATCCTATATTCTAAATTTGGTTTTAAGAAGTTAATCAGACACACACACAGCCAAGAAAAcagggggggtggggggaaggGTGGATGTTAAGGATAAATGGAAAGTCTAGCATGAGATTCTTTTTGAACATTTAAGTGGGGgaagggggatttgaacccgAAAGTCTCATTGGAAAGACCAGCAAATGCCATTTGACCCAAAGGTCATTGGCAGTTTAACATGAGATTTAGATTACTAATTTTTAGCATATATAATAAATGCATACAGATTATTTCAGAGTACACCATCCCATGTAAAATTCATTTCACCAATAATCAAAAATaggctaaaatattattttggtccctaaactttaaaaagttcttatttcattcctaaacttggtaaagagttttttttttcaatagtttagagacaaaaataagaaCGAAAAAGAACTTTTTTAATGGTTCAgggatgaaaaaatatattgtttaaattttaaggacataaattgaaatattttcaatagtttagggatgaaaaaacaaacttttagtcaagtttagggaccaaaataatattttagcctTAGAAATATCTCCAATAGTATCAAAATTAAAACAGATCCAGGTATAATACAATTCAAGGCTTTAACAAGATTCAAGTAATGGACTTTATTGAGAGAGAGTAGGAGTGTAGGACTTAATTGACTATATATTAGATAATGTCCTTGActatatatattagataatgTCCTTGTTAGTGCAACTCATTACTCCATAGCTAAATTCAAACTGATTGGCCACATACACAGCAAATGAAACTTATATGATTGTTACAAAGCAAATTTCCTGACTTATCTATAAAGAACATTTTAACAGTTTCACAtcatagattttttattttttatttattttttttaatgtatttcaCAGATTAACAGGTTTTCTAATACTTGCAGAACTTAAATATACTTCCACTAAAATGAATTTCCACGCATCTTAATACATATCTATATATTTGCATATAAACATAGAGTGACATGGATATACCTAGTTAAATGAGGAGCATAAAAGTTcaagcaaaaaccaaaaagagttAGGAGAATagaagacagaagaagagagagagagaccaggTTTTCCAAAAATTCACGATCTCTTGAAAAGGTTCGCATTTCAAATTGCTCCACTCCAAATCTTTTGCCTTGTTCACGCCCTTCAGTTGTTATTGATCTAAGACCAACCTGAAAAGTCAacattttagttcaaaatttaaaatccaGACTCAGGTTTATTACTTACAATTAGCAAGTTTTGATGCAGAAcctatcaaaatattaaaaacaggGCTGGTTTAGTGAAGGggataagaaaagaagaattaaaGGTATGATAACAGAGTAAATTGCATGGGAAGGTCAATAAGTTATCTCCAGATATAGACATTTTTCACAGATGAATGGGGTGAAATTTCCCTAAAATCTTACaaatttattcaaattcaaCAGCCAAGGACACTAAATGATAATgtcaaaatgccaaaaaaataaaaggaataaatGTTTCAGCAGATTGAAATCAAACAGTCACCAACCCAGATCAATCTCGAATTTCAATCATTACTTTCTCTTGATGTTTCTGCTGCTGTATTAATTCAATGAGGCTACATTGAAGTAACAAAAGGATTATGCCATAATCAAAAGAATTATTTACAATGAGACAATCATTTGTGGGCACTTTGGATTGGGGCCCTAAAAGCAGATTAGGCATGCTGCATCTCTCATACTGGTTGTCTCTCCACCTATTGCCAAAATTTATGTTTCATTATGAGCATAGCAGCCAGATGGGAGTAAGGCCATTCCTTTTTCCTCCATCTCCCCACAATTTAAATGCCTTGTCACTGACATCCACAGGATAAATCTCCTTAGCTGATTGTTATAAGCCAGTACTTATCACTCAGCCAACAACAAATCAATAGTATGCACACATAAGGTAATCAGGAATGTCAGTTAGAGGTTTCTTAATATGGGACCATTTGCATCATTTATTGGTTTTCAATAACATTAAGGTTGTCTGGAACTGGGAATCTGCAGAccagattttaatttttatagtcTCAATGAGGCAAAGGGACTAATTATATCAGTCTTATTGATTAGTTCCTGTGTTTGGTTTGATTGACCCAACTTTCAGCTGTCAGATGCCAAAGCTTTTGACAAGGTCAATATCTGATCTATGGTATGCCAGATAGAAAATTAAGCATGAGATTTGATGCTTTAACTAGGAGCAATTTTGTTATATGAATATTTGTTATTCCTAAACTAAATTGCATCTCAGATATTTTTAATAACAGGGTTCAGCAactacttttaaaataaaattgttgtgaTTTTATGGCAAATTATAGCCTGATATGATTTGTGGTCTATAGGAGGTATAGTGGTTAGTTATGTCAGTATATTTATTGATCATTTCATGTGTTTGGACCGATTAACCTCCACTCTCAAATACATGGTTGAGGATTCACTATGGGTACTTTGAGCATACATAACAAGCAAAAAGATGagttagaaattagaatacatTGAAAAGTCAAAGTGAGTATTCAAGATGGCTACCATAGTGGCAAAATTTTGTATAACAGAACTCTTTAGAAGTGTAGCAATCAACCTAAAATTCTTATTGAGAAAAGCTTCAATGCAGAAATTGAACTGAAGATGGGGGGGTCCAAGCCAAATCCCTTGAGgcacaaaatttaaattcatgAATCAATTTGTGAGGTGCAAGAAAGGTATGAACTTCAAAGTTAAGTATATCAAATTAGCCACTAAAATAATTATTCGGTCAATGTAAGTTAACAGAAAATACAAGGCTGCATTTAATATCATAATACATGATAAAAGTCTACCTGCAAAAGCCGCCGAGCATAACCACCCTCCATAATACGGGCAAAAGAAGAAGCATGAGAATACTTATTTCCTTCAAAGGAATGATAGATATCCGGATGGGCATCAAGATGAAGAATATCTACAGGGCCCCCAAGCTTTTCAGAAACAGCTCTTACAACAGGATACGATATTGAGTGATCACCACCCAAAACTAATGGGCGTAATGGAGCCTGAAAGAGCATGGGTCTCATTAGGATTGGAATGACCACTTTGAACCAAAAGGTAGTTGGCAATAGACAATTATTGGATAGTAAAATCTCACACCAAATGCTCCaaacattttcataaaacaGACAATATCACTGAAGCTTTCAAGGGAACAGATCTCTTTGGTCAAAGCAAGCATGTAAAACAAGCACCATACCAAACGGACTAGCTGACTTCCATTCTATTACATGTTAAAGGAGGCTGACTTTATTCCACTTGTTTAAGACACTGAGAAAAGGCAAAAtcttaaccccccccccccacccccccccccccccaaattttttgggAAAGGTAAATACCTCTCACTAAGCCATACAGGACTGAACTTGTGTCCTCATTCTCCACTTCTTCTTTTAGTGATGTGGAGATGCCATTTGGTCCAACATCCATTGGAAGAGAAGCTAGAATTCTCGGCACAACCATACCCTTGCCATTTACTAAGCTATCTCATAGTGACAACCCAAAATTTGGGACCCTCCAAATGTTTagcttgattaatttttgacAATTAATCCAAGACAGAAATAATCTCACTGATGTGTTTCTTCTTGGagttaagaatttttatttgactAGAATTGCCAAGAAGCTCCAAAGATATAAAGTAAAAACAAGTCAATCTAGACAGCATCAAGTGAATAACAAGTATTGCACATAACATTCAGCAAGTAAATAGAATTAACCCTAAGGAGGATATCAGTGATGAAGAAGGAAAATTGCAAAGAGCTTTTAACAATAAGAACATCCAACATAACTAGCtaggaaaaatatttaattaaactaGACCAAAACAGGACAATGCTGCAGGGTTTAATTCAAAGATCTTACCAGAGGAAACTGCTTAGGTTGTAATTTAGAAATTCCAATAAATAATGCCCATAATTTGAAATGGAAGCTTACAGAAAAGGACATCTCACCTCTTCCATAACTAGCTTGACAGAGTCACTTATGACATTCATCAATCTGTCATCATCCACATCACAATCTCTAATTTCTTGGACAGGGACATCGCCAACATCAGTTAGCACCCGTGGGTCTTTTAATTCTTTCCCTGCATTTCCCAGCATCAATGTCAGTATGTCACAGTGCAAACATATACTGCTAAATGTGACTGACTGATCAGGTATTATTAGTATCCATCAACACATCTTTGCAATGAAAATGTTCAGAACTCAAATTTATATGAGAAGTTAAGATCTGAATTCGATCCTACCATATAGAGACTCCATGAGAACATGAATCAACAACGCAAAacactaaaaatattattaga
This genomic window contains:
- the LOC126697134 gene encoding arginase 1, mitochondrial yields the protein MSSLGRRGIHFFHKLNAANVPTDLLEKGQNRVIDASLTLIRERAKLKGELVRALGGAIATTSLLGVPLGHNSSFLQGPAFAPPRIREAIWCGSTNSATEEGKELKDPRVLTDVGDVPVQEIRDCDVDDDRLMNVISDSVKLVMEEAPLRPLVLGGDHSISYPVVRAVSEKLGGPVDILHLDAHPDIYHSFEGNKYSHASSFARIMEGGYARRLLQVGLRSITTEGREQGKRFGVEQFEMRTFSRDREFLENLKLGEGVKGVYISIDVDSLDPAFAPGVSHIEPGGLSFRDVLNILHNLQGNVVAADVVEFNPQRDTVDGMTAMVAAKLVRELTAKISKL